In Microcaecilia unicolor chromosome 1, aMicUni1.1, whole genome shotgun sequence, the following are encoded in one genomic region:
- the LOC115462536 gene encoding oocyte zinc finger protein XlCOF6-like: MKENYETLISLEQEDPKNSNSETHHWKLSEKPEGKKMLSERDKEETSSSSDRGEKEKNQNKQKPSPGGSALCENSTSNIQTGEEERNQMRDQSCPCDICEIFLSNHLVLKSHHRSDTDERLSTCTDSGKNVSQKRKLQGQQKTVLKEKHFTGSECGKGFNRKKELMQHEKTNKETTMCTFTEYGKSFTNKADIIKYKKNITDERISSCPGCEKSSNKEEKFHQGQSSLSSAECQKSFSQEEAVIDHQKAQTAGESDTSTKSEQIFCRKATLSKYQEIKKNERLYTSADSGISACWKGNLTMPKRLNSVVKPFTSTMCSKSFTTDSLRDHPKTDTGMNPFTCTDYNESFSQKEHLTKHKRIHSIERFSCSECGKSLSTKEKLINHQKIHTGEKPFTCSECGKSFTKKKTLTRHQRIHTGEKPFKCSECGKSFSKKERLIIHQRIHTGAKPFICNKCGKSFSVMGSLIIHQRIHTGENLFTCSECGKSFTEKRTLNSHQRIHTGEKPFTCSECGKSFTIMGNLNKHQRRHTGEKPFTCSECGKSFTEKKTLTIHQRVHTGDKPFTCRVKPFLCTECDKRFSRKETLIIHQRIHTGEKPFPCPECGKSFSAKRTLTRHQRIHIGVKPFTCPECGKSFSANGTLTRHQRSHTGEKPFICNQCDKSFSVMGSLIIHQRIHTGEKPFTCSECGKSFTEKRALNSHQGIHTGEKPFACSECGKSFIHKGKLRRHQNSHLGVKPFLCTECGKRFSEKGALTRHQRIHIGVK; this comes from the exons aaCAAGAGGATCCTAAAAACAGTAATTCAGAGACACATCactggaagctcagtgagaagcctgaagggaaaaagatgttatcagaaagAGACAAAGAGGAAACTTCTTCCAGTTCTGAcaggggagaaaaggaaaagaatcaaaacaaacaaaaaccttcaCCAGGAGGCTCAGCTCTGTGTGAAAACAGTACCAGTAATATACagacaggggaagaggagagaaaccaGATGAGAGATCAAAGTTGTCCCTGTGATATTTGTGAGATATTCCTTAGTAATCATCTCGTTCTAAAATCACATCACAGATCTGATACTGACGAGAGACTGTCTACATGTACGGACAGTGGGAAAAACGTCAGTCAAAAGAGGAAACTACAGGGACAACAGAAAACAGtcttaaaagaaaaacattttacaggttctgaatgtggtaaaggtttcAATAGGAAGAAAGAGCTAATGCAACATgagaaaactaataaagaaactacaatgtgtacatttacagaatatgggaaaagctTTACGAACAAAGCAGACattataaaatataagaaaaacatcactgatgagagaatatcttcatgtcctggATGTGAGAAAAGCTCCAACAAGGAAGAAAAATTCCACCAAGGACAGAGCTCACTTTCAAGTGCTGAATGTCAGAAAAGCTTTAGTCAAGAGGAAGCAGTCATAGATCACCAAAAAGCTCAAACTGCTGGGGAATCGGACACTTCTACTAAATCTGAACAAATATTTTGCAGGAAGGCAACACTCTCAAAATACCAGGAAATCAAGAAAAATGAGAGATTATATACTTCTGCTGACAGTGGTATAAGTGCTTGTTGGAAAGGAAACCTCACAATGCCCAAGAGACTTAATTCAGTAGTGAAACCATTTACCTCTACTATGTGCAGTAAAAGCTTCACTACAGACAGTCTCAGAGACCACCCGAAAACTGACACTGGAATGAACCCATTTACCTGTACTGACTATAATGAAAGCTTCAGTCAAAAAGAACACCTCACAAAACACAAGAGAATCCACAGCATTGAGCGATTTTCATgtagtgaatgtggtaaaagcttaagTACGAAGGAAAAACTGATCAAccaccagaaaatccatacaggagagaagccatttacatgtagtgagtgtggtaaaagctttactaagaagaaaacactgaccagacaccagagaatccacacaggagaaaagccatttaaatgtagtgaatgtggtaaaagctttagtaaaaaggaaaGACTgatcatacaccagagaatccacacaggagcaaagccatttatatgtaataagtgtggtaaaagctttagcgtAATGGGAAGTCTgatcatacaccagagaatccacacaggggagaatctgtttacatgtagtgaatgtggtaaaagctttactgagaagagaacactgaacagccaccagagaatccacacaggagagaagccatttacatgtagtgagtgtggtaaaagctttaccatAATGGGAAATCTGAACAAACACCAGAGAagacacacaggtgagaagccgtttacatgtagtgagtgtggtaaaagctttactgagaagaaaacactgaccatacaccagagagtccacacaggagataagccatttacatgta gagtgaaaccatttttaTGCACTGAGTGTGATAAAAGGTTTAGTAGAAAGGAAACACTGATCATACACCAAAGAATCCACACAGGCGAAAAGCCATTcccatgtcctgagtgtggtaaaagctttagtgcgAAGAGAacactgaccagacaccagagaatccacataggagtgaagccatttacatgtcctgagtgtggtaaaagctttagtgcgAATGGAacactgaccagacaccagagaagccatacaggagagaagccatttatatgtaatcagtgtgataaaagctttagCGTAATGGGAAGTCTgatcatacaccagagaatccacacaggagagaagccatttacatgtagtgagtgtggtaaaagctttactgagaagagagCACTGAACAGCCACCagggaatccacacaggagagaagccatttgcatgcagtgagtgtggtaaaagcttcattcacaaaggaaaacttAGAAGACACCAAAACAGCCAtttaggagtgaaaccatttttaTGCACTGAGTGTGGTAAACGTTTTAGTGAGAAGGGAGcactgaccagacaccagagaatccacataggAGTGAAGTGA